A window of Streptomyces armeniacus contains these coding sequences:
- the aztC gene encoding zinc ABC transporter substrate-binding protein AztC gives MNRRIPLAVVVCAVLAVLAGLTGCSSAGDDRPTVVVTTNILGDITRNVVGEEADVRVLMKPNADPHSFGVSAREAAEIEGADLVVYNGLGLEENVLRHVEAARGSGVPTLGVGESVDPISYASDAMKGQQDPHFWTDPHRVRQAVDLIGKKVGEEVDGADADAVKANAAAYGRKIDGLGAWMTERFTGIPEQRRNLVTNHHVFGYLAQRFHFKVIGAVIPSGTTLASPSAADLDSLRKAIEKADVRAIFADSSQPERLARVLKKESSLDVAVIPLFSESLTPKGKGAATYLEMMRANTAAISRGLLKK, from the coding sequence GTGAACAGGAGAATCCCGCTCGCCGTCGTCGTCTGCGCGGTCCTCGCCGTTCTCGCCGGGCTCACCGGATGCTCGTCGGCGGGAGACGACAGGCCGACGGTCGTCGTCACCACGAACATCCTCGGCGACATCACCCGGAACGTCGTCGGCGAAGAGGCCGACGTACGGGTCCTGATGAAGCCCAATGCCGACCCCCACTCCTTCGGCGTCTCGGCCCGGGAGGCGGCCGAGATCGAAGGCGCGGACCTGGTGGTCTACAACGGACTCGGCCTGGAGGAGAACGTCCTGCGCCATGTGGAGGCCGCCCGGGGATCCGGGGTGCCGACGCTCGGGGTCGGCGAGAGCGTCGATCCGATCAGCTACGCGTCGGACGCCATGAAAGGCCAGCAGGATCCGCACTTCTGGACGGACCCGCACCGGGTCCGCCAGGCCGTGGACCTGATCGGCAAGAAGGTCGGCGAGGAAGTCGACGGCGCCGACGCGGACGCGGTGAAGGCGAACGCGGCCGCGTACGGGCGGAAGATCGACGGGCTCGGCGCCTGGATGACGGAGCGCTTCACCGGAATTCCCGAACAGCGGCGGAATCTCGTGACGAACCATCACGTGTTCGGCTACCTGGCGCAGCGATTCCACTTCAAGGTCATCGGAGCCGTCATTCCCAGCGGCACCACGCTCGCCTCTCCCAGCGCCGCGGACCTGGACTCGTTGCGGAAAGCCATCGAAAAGGCGGACGTGCGGGCCATCTTCGCCGACTCCTCCCAACCGGAGCGGCTGGCACGGGTGCTGAAGAAGGAGAGCAGCCTGGACGTCGCCGTCATACCGCTGTTCTCCGAGTCGCTGACGCCGAAGGGCAAGGGAGCGGCGACCTACCTGGAGATGATGCGGGCCAACACGGCGGCCATCTCCCGGGGACTGCTCAAGAAGTGA
- the aztD gene encoding zinc metallochaperone AztD, whose translation MNTVSRSRKTAWAAMLLASSLALAACGGEDGESDEQQAKNSAPEVANPLALTYDGGIYVLDGETLKVAKDVKLGGYNRLNPAGDDSHVMVSTAEGFRVLDAAGQKMTGIEFKGAEPGHVVRHHGKTVLFTDGTGEVTVFDPADLGGGQPEAETYKSAEPHHGVAIKLKNGELVTTLGTAEKRTGIMVLDGKHKEITRSEKCPEVHGEATAKDEAVVIGCEDGVLVYKDGKITKVDSPTEYGRIGNQRGSEKSPVVLGDYKKDADAELERPQQISLIDTETKKLKLVDLGTSYTFKSLARGPEGEALVLGTDGNIHVIDPNSGKVVDTFPVLGKWTEPMDWQQPRPELFVRGDTAYVTDPEKKRVYALDAATGKKKATGTLPRKPNELSGVDAS comes from the coding sequence ATGAACACGGTCTCACGGTCGAGAAAAACGGCATGGGCCGCCATGCTCCTGGCGTCCTCCCTGGCACTCGCCGCATGCGGCGGCGAGGACGGCGAATCGGACGAGCAGCAGGCGAAGAATTCCGCGCCCGAGGTGGCGAACCCGCTCGCCCTCACCTACGACGGCGGCATCTACGTCCTGGACGGGGAAACCCTCAAGGTGGCGAAGGACGTCAAACTCGGCGGTTACAACAGGCTCAATCCGGCCGGCGACGACAGCCACGTCATGGTGTCCACGGCGGAAGGCTTCCGCGTACTGGACGCGGCGGGCCAGAAGATGACCGGAATCGAGTTCAAGGGCGCCGAGCCCGGACATGTCGTACGGCACCACGGCAAGACCGTTCTGTTCACCGACGGCACCGGCGAGGTCACCGTATTCGACCCCGCGGACCTCGGCGGCGGACAGCCCGAGGCCGAGACGTACAAGTCCGCGGAGCCCCATCACGGTGTCGCCATCAAGCTGAAGAACGGCGAGCTGGTCACCACGCTCGGCACCGCCGAGAAGCGCACCGGGATCATGGTCCTCGACGGCAAGCACAAGGAGATCACCCGCAGCGAGAAGTGCCCCGAGGTGCACGGGGAGGCAACGGCCAAGGACGAGGCGGTCGTCATCGGCTGCGAGGACGGCGTGCTCGTCTACAAGGACGGGAAGATCACCAAGGTCGACAGCCCGACCGAGTACGGGCGCATCGGCAACCAGCGGGGCTCCGAGAAGTCACCGGTCGTGCTCGGCGACTACAAGAAGGACGCCGACGCCGAGCTCGAACGCCCGCAGCAGATCTCGCTGATCGACACCGAGACGAAGAAGCTGAAGCTGGTCGACCTCGGCACCAGTTACACCTTCAAGTCCCTGGCACGCGGCCCCGAGGGTGAAGCGCTCGTCCTCGGCACGGACGGCAACATCCACGTCATCGACCCGAATTCCGGAAAGGTTGTCGACACCTTCCCGGTTCTCGGCAAGTGGACCGAGCCGATGGATTGGCAGCAGCCGCGGCCCGAACTCTTCGTACGGGGCGACACGGCGTACGTCACCGACCCCGAGAAGAAGCGGGTCTACGCGCTGGACGCGGCGACCGGGAAGAAGAAGGCCACGGGCACGCTGCCGCGCAAGCCCAACGAACTCAGCGGCGTGGACGCGTCATAA
- a CDS encoding response regulator, with product MNAPAPAAPPAIRILLADDHTLVRRGVRLILDGEPGMRVVAEAGDGAEAIAMTRSHTVDLAVLDVAMPRMTGLQAARELAALHPGMRILMLTMYDNEQYFFQALRAGACGYVLKSVADRDLVAACRAAMRGESFLYPGAVTALIRNYLDRARQGEETPDHILTAREEEVLKLIAEGHSSKDIADLLVISVKTVQRHRANLLHKLGLHDRLELTRYAIRAGLIEP from the coding sequence ATGAACGCGCCCGCACCGGCCGCACCGCCCGCCATCCGCATCCTGCTCGCCGACGACCACACGCTCGTACGCCGCGGGGTACGGCTCATCCTGGACGGCGAGCCCGGCATGCGGGTCGTCGCCGAGGCAGGCGACGGCGCCGAGGCCATCGCGATGACGCGCAGCCACACCGTCGACCTGGCGGTGCTGGACGTTGCAATGCCGCGCATGACCGGCCTCCAGGCCGCGCGGGAACTGGCCGCGCTCCACCCGGGGATGCGCATCCTGATGCTGACCATGTACGACAACGAGCAGTACTTCTTCCAGGCCCTCCGGGCGGGAGCCTGCGGATACGTGCTCAAGTCCGTGGCCGACCGGGATCTCGTGGCGGCGTGCCGGGCCGCGATGCGCGGCGAGTCGTTCCTCTACCCGGGCGCCGTCACGGCGCTGATCCGCAACTACCTCGACCGCGCCCGCCAGGGCGAGGAGACCCCGGACCACATCCTCACCGCGCGGGAAGAGGAAGTCCTGAAGCTCATCGCGGAGGGCCATTCGTCCAAGGACATCGCCGACCTGCTCGTCATCAGCGTCAAGACGGTGCAGCGGCACCGCGCGAACCTGCTGCACAAACTCGGCCTGCACGACCGGCTGGAGCTGACCCGCTACGCGATCCGGGCCGGCCTGATCGAACCCTGA
- a CDS encoding HAMP domain-containing sensor histidine kinase, producing the protein MSLFWRIFGLNALVLGVATGLLLWAPVTVSVPVLLTEAVILVGGLAVMLVANAALLRVGLAPLDRLTREMPEVDLLRPGQRLPVPGRGEVAELIRTFNGMLDRLEAERVTSSARTLSGQESEQRRIAQELHDEVGQSMTAVLLGLKRTADRAPESLRAELLHMQDTTRESLDEVRRLARRLRPGVLEDLGLTSALASLADDFATHTGLRITRRFTAGLAPLDWETELALYRVAQEGLTNAARHAEATHVELALSGTADGVLLSVTDDGRGIGVAREGAGIRGMRERALLAGATLNLGPGPHGGTRLALSAPVPGKYA; encoded by the coding sequence GTGTCCCTGTTCTGGCGGATCTTCGGACTCAACGCTCTCGTGCTCGGTGTCGCCACGGGGCTGCTGCTGTGGGCACCGGTCACGGTGTCGGTCCCGGTGCTGCTGACCGAGGCCGTCATTCTGGTCGGCGGGCTCGCCGTCATGCTGGTCGCCAACGCCGCGCTGCTGCGCGTCGGGCTGGCCCCGCTGGACCGGCTCACGCGGGAGATGCCCGAGGTGGACCTGCTGCGTCCCGGGCAGCGGCTGCCGGTGCCCGGACGCGGCGAGGTCGCCGAACTGATCCGTACGTTCAACGGCATGCTCGACCGGCTGGAGGCCGAACGCGTCACCAGCAGCGCCCGTACGCTGTCCGGACAGGAGAGCGAGCAGCGCCGTATCGCGCAGGAACTGCACGACGAGGTCGGGCAGAGCATGACGGCGGTGCTGCTGGGGCTGAAGCGTACGGCGGACCGCGCGCCCGAGTCCCTGCGGGCCGAGCTGCTGCACATGCAGGACACCACCCGCGAAAGCCTCGACGAGGTACGGCGCCTCGCCCGCCGGCTGCGTCCCGGCGTACTGGAGGACCTCGGCCTGACCAGCGCGCTGGCCTCCCTCGCCGACGACTTCGCGACCCACACCGGGCTGCGCATCACGCGCCGCTTCACGGCCGGCCTGGCACCGCTGGACTGGGAGACCGAACTGGCCCTCTACCGCGTCGCCCAGGAAGGGCTGACCAACGCCGCGCGGCACGCCGAGGCCACACACGTGGAGCTGGCCCTGTCCGGCACCGCCGACGGCGTACTGCTCTCCGTCACCGACGACGGCCGGGGCATCGGCGTCGCCCGCGAGGGCGCCGGCATCCGCGGCATGCGCGAGCGCGCCCTGCTCGCGGGCGCCACCCTCAACCTCGGCCCGGGCCCGCACGGCGGCACCAGGCTGGCCCTGTCCGCACCCGTCCCGGGGAAGTACGCATGA
- a CDS encoding TraR/DksA family transcriptional regulator — MTPDTSPSRPAAGRLTAHEAGQHLEHERNARLTQLRVIEEAGQDGTDELLAAQKASTQRVLKEIEAAFARLADGSYGTCQDCRKPIPAERLEILPYARHCVPCQRQTT; from the coding sequence ATGACCCCCGACACGAGCCCGTCCCGTCCCGCCGCTGGACGCCTGACCGCTCACGAGGCCGGACAGCACCTGGAGCACGAGCGCAACGCCCGGCTCACGCAGCTCCGCGTGATCGAAGAAGCCGGGCAGGACGGCACCGACGAGCTCCTGGCCGCGCAGAAGGCGTCCACGCAGCGGGTGCTGAAGGAGATCGAGGCCGCGTTCGCGCGGCTGGCGGACGGCTCGTACGGCACGTGCCAGGACTGCCGCAAGCCCATCCCCGCCGAACGGCTGGAGATCCTCCCTTACGCGCGCCACTGCGTCCCCTGCCAGCGGCAGACGACCTGA
- a CDS encoding rod shape-determining protein, which produces MPGRRGAGRAAGARRPGLALDLGSARTRAWSTVRGAVLDVPTVTFPGTGASYPVQRGAIVDTDGTARMLDRLLGHRLPRRGRPLIVLTTPVLGGPAYRTAALAALEVLRPRGVLTVPAMKAAALGAHADLSRPLLVADIGAHLTEICLLTDGAVSDAYATALGTGDLGDAATPYELSRAVTRMVTDMVRADRTGQSLDALQHGVLLVGGGALRPDVVHCLSRQLRTPVTPAPAPHTAALRGAAALLRSARGHGTGLAVPM; this is translated from the coding sequence CTGCCCGGCCGCCGGGGCGCCGGCCGGGCCGCAGGCGCGCGCCGCCCCGGGCTCGCCCTCGATCTGGGGAGCGCCCGTACCCGGGCCTGGTCGACCGTACGCGGGGCCGTCCTCGACGTGCCCACGGTCACGTTCCCCGGCACCGGGGCCTCGTACCCGGTGCAGCGCGGCGCCATCGTCGACACCGACGGCACCGCGCGGATGCTCGACCGGCTGCTCGGCCACCGCCTTCCGCGCCGCGGCCGCCCGCTGATCGTGCTGACCACGCCCGTGCTGGGCGGCCCGGCGTACCGTACGGCCGCGCTCGCCGCCCTCGAAGTGCTGCGGCCGCGTGGCGTGCTGACCGTGCCAGCGATGAAGGCCGCGGCGCTGGGCGCCCACGCGGACCTGTCCCGGCCGCTGCTCGTCGCGGACATCGGCGCGCACCTCACCGAGATCTGCCTGCTGACGGACGGCGCGGTCAGCGACGCGTACGCCACGGCGCTCGGCACCGGCGACCTCGGCGACGCGGCCACCCCGTACGAGCTGTCCCGTGCCGTGACGCGGATGGTGACGGACATGGTCCGCGCGGACCGTACGGGACAGAGCCTGGACGCCCTGCAGCACGGAGTGCTGCTGGTCGGCGGCGGCGCCCTGCGGCCGGACGTCGTCCACTGCCTCTCCCGGCAGCTCCGCACCCCGGTCACTCCGGCGCCCGCGCCGCATACCGCGGCCCTGCGCGGGGCGGCGGCCCTCCTGCGGTCGGCCCGCGGGCACGGCACCGGCCTTGCGGTGCCGATGTGA
- a CDS encoding Rv1733c family protein, with protein sequence MTDPDPRSQPPPESVPEPPPESAPAPSAAVPPGPVRLWRWRRNPLRRPSDLLQAWLGLALTAAVLAAVPLTAVLTYGAVHRVLHDDATQEARAKHRTTAEVLDDVPQHPEPDSQEAAHTRYPARVRFTAPDASTRTGSADVRPGLPAGSTVRVWTDDRGDLTGAPPSAEEIRNRALGWSLAASAVVAVAGAAAYGIAGRVLDRHRMAAWEHDWSETATRWTASS encoded by the coding sequence GTGACGGACCCGGACCCGCGATCCCAGCCGCCGCCGGAGTCCGTGCCGGAGCCCCCGCCGGAGTCCGCGCCCGCGCCTTCGGCAGCGGTCCCGCCGGGACCCGTACGGCTGTGGCGGTGGCGCCGGAACCCCCTGCGCCGCCCCTCCGACCTGCTGCAGGCCTGGCTCGGCCTGGCGCTGACGGCGGCGGTGCTGGCGGCCGTACCGCTGACCGCCGTGCTGACGTACGGCGCCGTACACCGCGTCCTGCATGACGACGCGACGCAGGAGGCGCGCGCCAAGCACCGCACCACGGCGGAGGTGCTGGACGACGTCCCGCAGCATCCCGAGCCCGACTCGCAAGAGGCGGCGCACACCCGCTACCCGGCCCGGGTGCGCTTCACCGCCCCCGACGCCTCCACCCGGACCGGTTCCGCCGACGTACGGCCGGGCCTCCCCGCGGGGAGCACCGTACGGGTGTGGACCGACGACCGCGGCGACCTCACCGGCGCCCCGCCCTCCGCCGAGGAGATCCGCAACCGCGCACTCGGCTGGTCGCTCGCGGCGAGCGCGGTGGTGGCCGTGGCGGGCGCGGCCGCGTACGGGATCGCCGGCCGCGTACTGGACCGCCACCGCATGGCCGCGTGGGAGCACGACTGGTCGGAGACCGCCACGCGCTGGACGGCCTCGTCCTGA